From Endozoicomonas sp. 8E, the proteins below share one genomic window:
- a CDS encoding ImmA/IrrE family metallo-endopeptidase — MTVANPMKKLVDRLASTGFSAAFINDLMPVWWDKSLEKSEQSMLLLKMHFSKNLGLDLASLLDNRRSVKFQLAENVHYKLTKNKKEDQVVLSQSLARSMAKLVASAAVRGYKPLPKNAGLIRQKILKDHPWTGFDNLVDYCWSRGIPVIYLSRLPKGAKKFEGMVVDVDGRPVIVLAKKSSDPSWQLFVLAHEIGHIGCGHVKEGAGYLDEVVDSDDDNPKEKEATAYGLKLLTGSSRTPIGPKSGGLTGRQLAKASKDYGRKHQVEPGHIALNYAHNQNFIAVGNAALKTIGGHYDAVEYVRDALKQNIDETEIPKDSRYVLSRLV; from the coding sequence ATGACCGTCGCCAACCCAATGAAAAAATTAGTAGATAGGTTAGCCAGCACAGGTTTTTCCGCTGCTTTTATTAATGATTTGATGCCCGTCTGGTGGGATAAGAGCCTCGAAAAATCAGAACAGTCGATGTTATTGCTCAAGATGCATTTTTCGAAGAATCTCGGGTTGGATCTTGCTTCATTACTCGATAACCGAAGGAGTGTAAAGTTTCAGCTTGCTGAAAATGTCCACTACAAGCTCACCAAAAATAAAAAAGAAGATCAGGTTGTACTTAGTCAATCTCTAGCCAGAAGCATGGCTAAGCTGGTTGCGTCAGCAGCAGTAAGGGGATATAAGCCTTTGCCTAAAAATGCTGGTTTGATCCGGCAGAAGATATTAAAAGACCACCCTTGGACGGGATTTGATAACCTGGTTGATTATTGCTGGAGTCGTGGTATTCCTGTCATTTATTTGAGCCGTTTACCCAAAGGTGCAAAGAAGTTTGAAGGCATGGTTGTTGACGTTGATGGTCGGCCAGTAATAGTGTTGGCCAAGAAAAGTAGCGACCCTTCATGGCAACTCTTTGTCCTCGCTCATGAAATAGGTCACATTGGTTGCGGTCATGTGAAAGAGGGTGCTGGCTACCTTGATGAAGTTGTTGACAGTGATGACGATAATCCCAAAGAAAAAGAGGCAACGGCATACGGCTTAAAACTTCTTACAGGTAGTAGTCGTACCCCGATTGGCCCAAAAAGTGGGGGACTGACAGGTCGCCAGTTGGCAAAGGCATCCAAAGATTATGGACGAAAGCACCAGGTTGAGCCGGGGCACATTGCACTGAACTACGCGCATAACCAGAACTTTATAGCTGTTGGCAACGCTGCGTTGAAAACTATAGGCGGCCATTACGATGCTGTTGAGTATGTCAGGGACGCTCTTAAGCAAAACATTGATGAAACAGAAATCCCCAAAGATAGCAGGTACGTTTTGAGTCGTCTTGTATAA
- the flgA gene encoding flagellar basal body P-ring formation chaperone FlgA: MPLLIPHFRPLFRSSILIASLFSPHTASDTDLAKEIERRVYQSVEKAVAGFIQSIPGARYELKVRPLSSSKSRRTCKGNLSVSAASGARPPVGVVKRIVECPGEWRMTVMTESKILVPVIHSARALARGQRLTSDVLVFREADYSRLRGQFFTEINEIRGRVIKRSIGAQKLISANMLEKDYLIRKGEIVQIIAGGNGLEVSMSGVSLDDGEIQETIRVRNRSSGKIVHAEVISTGKVRIRH, from the coding sequence ATGCCGCTTTTGATACCGCATTTCAGACCGCTTTTCAGATCATCCATACTCATCGCCTCGCTATTTTCTCCTCACACCGCTTCTGATACAGACCTCGCAAAAGAGATTGAACGCAGAGTTTATCAATCCGTTGAAAAAGCAGTGGCCGGTTTTATTCAATCGATTCCCGGTGCCCGCTATGAACTGAAAGTCCGCCCTCTTTCTTCCAGTAAATCCCGAAGAACCTGCAAAGGCAACCTGTCTGTTTCTGCAGCTTCCGGAGCGCGTCCGCCTGTGGGGGTTGTCAAACGAATTGTAGAATGCCCTGGTGAATGGCGAATGACGGTGATGACTGAAAGTAAGATTTTGGTGCCTGTTATTCACAGTGCTCGTGCTCTGGCCAGAGGGCAGAGGCTGACCAGCGATGTTCTTGTGTTTCGGGAAGCCGATTACAGCAGGCTGAGAGGTCAGTTTTTTACTGAAATCAATGAAATCAGGGGGAGAGTCATCAAACGCAGTATAGGTGCACAGAAACTGATTTCAGCCAATATGCTCGAAAAAGACTATTTGATTCGCAAGGGGGAAATCGTCCAGATTATTGCCGGCGGGAATGGACTAGAGGTTTCTATGTCCGGGGTGTCTCTGGATGATGGCGAAATACAGGAAACCATTCGGGTAAGAAACCGGTCTTCCGGCAAAATTGTGCATGCAGAAGTTATCAGCACAGGAAAGGTTCGAATTCGTCATTAA
- a CDS encoding N-6 DNA methylase, which yields MSRDIVNALIPGTLQNKNWYQAYLVLLGQLFAWARLCEMEFLPERELPDNHSELEQLFREIGQKKVPETFANADQRIWQIAWQQGDELPGQIPIDEITRACHSVMTAKRHKLLKYNEIPLALQRRFRPLSSALPEAIGGLLEALSEPVGSCYLPNADSFILGADLALTGQVYSEQSSINSLDALSVLINPDIHIARGHPVLEPAFFKSGQLQKFDHGVGLLTADHRYKVNEVRDIFQRLDTQVRNEEMLFIRHMFWRCSEQVVIAVPGVFLQKNTEHHIAFRRWLLKQNRLHAIIKLPKGLLPGRATPLYVLVAKRQVTDNVHLIDASSDYFKVTPVRKKGAAKIQLNNVDVILEQMNDETVNPRFSKKLDKRQLIQGSVILDPGHYCADTRRIDLLGKPLAASHLESQVDIIRAQALRDNSLEKQVFLEVTANDINEAGEIEHPEKEIHVDEKGLKRAKQQLLRPGDVLLVIKGQAGRIAIVPDVCGLNWVANQSFVILRLKKNTYLNSSIVLFRFLRSQTGKMLLDSICTESQVPFIHGNDLKQLPVPEWSSIEQRQAEQSHREILKLYAQVRFIRDKARMIESELLKEA from the coding sequence ATGAGCCGCGACATTGTTAATGCCCTTATTCCGGGTACGTTACAGAATAAAAACTGGTATCAGGCTTACCTGGTTCTGCTTGGGCAGCTCTTTGCCTGGGCAAGGTTGTGTGAAATGGAGTTTTTGCCGGAGCGAGAGTTGCCAGACAATCATTCAGAACTTGAACAGCTGTTCAGAGAAATCGGACAGAAAAAAGTACCGGAGACATTCGCCAATGCAGATCAACGTATCTGGCAAATAGCCTGGCAACAGGGTGATGAGTTACCTGGACAGATCCCGATAGATGAAATCACCCGAGCCTGCCACTCAGTGATGACCGCAAAGAGGCATAAGCTACTGAAGTACAATGAGATTCCTCTGGCCTTGCAGCGCCGCTTCAGACCCCTCTCCTCGGCACTGCCCGAAGCCATTGGCGGGCTGCTGGAGGCACTGTCCGAACCAGTTGGCAGTTGCTACCTGCCCAATGCGGATAGTTTTATTCTGGGAGCGGATCTTGCGCTCACCGGCCAGGTTTATTCTGAGCAGTCTTCTATCAATAGCCTGGATGCTTTGAGTGTTCTGATTAATCCGGATATTCATATTGCCCGGGGGCATCCGGTACTTGAACCTGCTTTTTTTAAATCGGGCCAGCTACAAAAGTTTGACCATGGGGTGGGTCTTCTGACAGCAGACCACCGTTATAAAGTGAATGAAGTTCGAGATATTTTCCAACGGTTGGATACCCAGGTTCGTAATGAAGAAATGTTGTTTATCCGGCATATGTTCTGGCGCTGTTCCGAACAGGTTGTCATTGCTGTGCCGGGGGTGTTTCTTCAGAAAAATACCGAGCATCATATTGCCTTTCGCCGCTGGTTATTAAAACAGAACAGGCTACACGCTATTATTAAGCTGCCCAAAGGACTGCTTCCCGGTCGGGCCACGCCACTTTATGTGCTGGTGGCAAAAAGACAGGTTACTGATAATGTGCATTTGATAGATGCCAGTAGCGACTACTTCAAAGTTACCCCTGTCCGCAAAAAGGGAGCAGCCAAAATTCAGCTGAATAATGTGGATGTCATTCTTGAACAAATGAATGATGAAACAGTAAACCCTCGTTTCTCCAAAAAACTGGACAAAAGGCAGTTGATTCAGGGGAGCGTTATTCTTGATCCCGGACATTATTGTGCTGACACCCGACGCATTGATTTACTCGGAAAGCCTTTAGCTGCCAGTCATTTAGAGTCACAGGTCGATATCATAAGAGCTCAGGCTCTGCGTGATAATAGTCTGGAAAAACAGGTATTTCTGGAAGTAACAGCCAATGACATTAATGAGGCTGGAGAGATTGAGCACCCTGAAAAAGAAATTCATGTTGATGAAAAAGGGCTGAAGCGAGCAAAGCAACAGTTACTGCGACCAGGAGATGTTCTGCTGGTTATTAAGGGACAGGCGGGGCGAATTGCCATTGTACCGGATGTCTGTGGGTTAAACTGGGTGGCCAATCAGTCCTTTGTCATTCTTCGACTGAAGAAAAATACTTATCTCAATAGCTCTATTGTTTTGTTTCGATTCCTGCGCTCGCAAACCGGAAAAATGTTGCTTGACAGTATTTGTACAGAAAGTCAGGTGCCGTTTATTCATGGCAATGATTTAAAACAACTTCCTGTTCCCGAGTGGTCTTCCATTGAACAAAGGCAGGCAGAACAGTCTCACAGAGAAATTCTCAAACTCTATGCCCAGGTTCGGTTTATTCGTGATAAAGCGCGAATGATAGAAAGTGAGTTGTTAAAAGAAGCTTGA
- the fliP gene encoding flagellar type III secretion system pore protein FliP (The bacterial flagellar biogenesis protein FliP forms a type III secretion system (T3SS)-type pore required for flagellar assembly.), translated as MRFLIYAGLTFLLTPSLSWGQEGFPLMTVTSNGDSQEYSASLQILILMTALSFIPAALLMMTSFTRIIIVLAILRQALGLQQTPPTQVLLGISLALTLIIMQPLFGLVYTQAVEPYLDDQLTLMEALKQAEIPVKDFMLRQTRDTDLELFYQIADITPPIDVAETPFSIAIPAFVTSELKTAFQIGFVIYIPFLVIDLVVASVLMAMGMIMLSPQMISLPFKLMLFVLVDGWAMIMGTLASSFF; from the coding sequence ATGAGGTTTCTGATCTATGCCGGCCTGACATTTCTCCTGACTCCGTCACTCAGCTGGGGACAGGAAGGCTTTCCATTAATGACGGTCACCAGTAATGGCGATTCTCAGGAATACAGCGCCAGTCTTCAGATTCTGATTCTGATGACGGCACTGAGCTTTATTCCTGCTGCGCTGTTGATGATGACGTCTTTTACCCGGATTATTATTGTTCTGGCGATTCTGCGTCAGGCTCTGGGATTACAGCAAACTCCCCCGACTCAGGTTTTGCTTGGAATATCGTTGGCACTGACCCTGATTATAATGCAACCATTATTTGGGCTTGTTTATACTCAGGCGGTAGAACCTTATCTGGATGATCAGTTGACACTGATGGAGGCTCTAAAACAGGCGGAAATTCCTGTCAAAGATTTTATGCTACGCCAGACCAGAGATACGGATCTGGAATTGTTTTATCAAATTGCCGATATCACTCCACCGATCGATGTTGCTGAAACACCTTTCTCCATCGCTATTCCCGCTTTTGTTACCAGTGAATTGAAAACCGCCTTTCAAATTGGCTTTGTTATATACATCCCCTTTCTGGTGATTGACCTGGTAGTGGCCAGTGTTCTCATGGCCATGGGTATGATTATGTTGTCACCCCAGATGATTTCGCTGCCTTTCAAATTAATGCTGTTTGTTCTGGTAGACGGCTGGGCCATGATTATGGGTACCCTGGCATCAAGCTTCTTTTAA
- the fliN gene encoding flagellar motor switch protein FliN: MSNEENENEQEIASPQPADDSVSLQDSLESETNSKEIEDNNNPPQSVSDLGMILDIPVTLSLELGSTEINIGELMHLNKGSIVELEKEASEPLEVKVNGTLVAYAEVVVINDKYGIRLLDVISESERLKNLA; the protein is encoded by the coding sequence ATGAGTAATGAAGAAAATGAAAACGAGCAGGAAATAGCTTCGCCACAACCTGCAGATGATAGTGTCAGTCTCCAGGACAGTCTGGAATCAGAAACCAACTCCAAAGAGATTGAAGATAACAACAACCCGCCGCAGTCAGTCAGTGATCTGGGCATGATTCTTGATATTCCAGTGACACTTTCTCTGGAGCTGGGCAGCACCGAAATTAACATTGGTGAGCTAATGCACCTTAATAAAGGCTCAATTGTAGAGCTGGAGAAAGAAGCCTCCGAGCCTTTGGAAGTGAAAGTCAATGGTACCCTGGTCGCCTACGCCGAAGTTGTGGTGATCAACGATAAGTACGGTATTCGCTTGCTGGATGTCATCAGCGAATCAGAACGTCTGAAAAATCTGGCCTGA
- a CDS encoding flagellar motor switch protein FliM yields the protein MERKSLSGNTESSLSGETKTRRVHPPSKFKDLTTYDLTNPDYKIHDLLPTLELIYRRFSQLFRHSLTAVFRRPVDIHFESVDSLAIGDYLHQENIPDVQYIYRSTTLKCAGFMALETPLLYSLVDIFFSGTGEFNENHEEELTNAEIRIMERLLKSAADDQTEAWSSILSFKIRLAENHNRPISTIFRSDTEIILLSRFTISLGSTESPFHIIMPYQALEPVREKLQAFKFTEQDPTWQHNMMAGVMQAPLEVSARLCELKLSLRDVLRLKTGQIIQADIPSSVTVKFAGIPAYRADVCTVNNMLAMKIISSLYQGEKE from the coding sequence ATGGAACGGAAATCTTTATCAGGCAATACCGAATCCAGCCTGTCGGGTGAAACAAAGACTCGCCGGGTTCACCCGCCGTCAAAGTTCAAGGATCTGACCACTTATGATCTGACTAACCCGGATTATAAGATACACGACCTTTTGCCGACACTTGAATTGATCTACCGACGTTTTTCCCAATTATTTCGTCACAGTCTCACTGCTGTTTTTCGTCGCCCGGTAGATATTCATTTTGAATCGGTCGATTCCCTGGCAATCGGTGATTATCTGCATCAGGAAAATATACCTGATGTGCAGTATATCTACCGCTCTACAACACTGAAGTGTGCTGGCTTCATGGCCCTGGAAACACCACTTTTATATTCTCTTGTAGACATTTTTTTCAGTGGTACCGGCGAGTTTAACGAAAACCATGAAGAGGAACTGACCAACGCCGAGATTCGCATCATGGAAAGGCTGCTAAAATCTGCAGCAGATGACCAGACCGAAGCCTGGAGCAGTATTCTTTCTTTCAAGATACGCCTAGCTGAAAATCACAACCGCCCCATATCCACCATTTTTCGCTCAGATACCGAGATTATCCTTCTGAGTCGCTTCACTATTTCCCTTGGCTCCACAGAAAGCCCATTTCATATCATCATGCCTTATCAGGCTCTGGAACCGGTCAGAGAAAAACTGCAGGCCTTTAAATTCACAGAACAGGATCCCACCTGGCAACACAACATGATGGCCGGGGTTATGCAGGCTCCTCTGGAAGTCTCTGCCCGATTATGCGAGTTGAAGCTGAGCCTTCGCGATGTGCTGAGACTGAAAACCGGACAGATCATTCAGGCAGATATTCCCAGCAGTGTCACTGTGAAGTTCGCAGGCATTCCAGCCTACCGTGCTGACGTCTGCACTGTGAATAATATGCTGGCCATGAAAATCATTAGCTCTCTGTATCAAGGTGAGAAAGAGTAG